From a single Drosophila sulfurigaster albostrigata strain 15112-1811.04 chromosome 3, ASM2355843v2, whole genome shotgun sequence genomic region:
- the LOC133844243 gene encoding guanine nucleotide-binding protein subunit gamma-1, which translates to MAANLQQQRTLNEQLRREACIPRIQVSEACNAMMKYMLDNETDDCLLSGFTSQKVNPFREKNSCSIL; encoded by the coding sequence ATGGCTGCTAATTTACAACAGCAGCGCACACTGAATGAACAATTGCGTCGCGAGGCATGCATTCCACGCATACAAGTCTCAGAGGCTTGTAATGCAATGATGAAGTACATGCTGGATAATGAGACGGACGATTGCCTTTTGAGCGGATTCACCAGTCAAAAGGTGAATCCATTTCGCGAGAAGAACTCATGCAGCATTTTATAA